In Devosia chinhatensis, the following are encoded in one genomic region:
- the fliQ gene encoding flagellar biosynthesis protein FliQ, translated as MTGAEVLDIATQGIWTLLIVSMPMMLVGLIVGVVIALFQALTQIQEMTLVFVPKIIAIFITMLIALPFLGATMSAYMDRVVDMIIVGF; from the coding sequence ATGACCGGCGCGGAAGTCCTCGATATTGCCACCCAGGGCATCTGGACCCTGCTCATCGTATCCATGCCGATGATGCTGGTCGGGCTTATCGTCGGCGTCGTGATCGCGCTGTTCCAGGCCCTGACCCAAATTCAGGAAATGACCTTGGTCTTCGTGCCCAAGATCATCGCCATTTTCATCACGATGCTGATTGCGCTTCCTTTTTTGGGCGCTACCATGTCCGCCTATATGGATCGCGTCGTGGACATGATCATCGTGGGCTTCTGA
- a CDS encoding flagellar hook-basal body complex protein FliE, producing the protein MAISTPFNAATAAYGNASRLINQAARPSTDLTAKASEGANFADILAQNVQGVVEQGKTSDQMAMDMVNGKANVVDMVTALSETEMAIESMVTIRDRVISAYEEIMRMPI; encoded by the coding sequence ATGGCAATTTCTACACCGTTCAACGCAGCTACAGCCGCCTACGGCAATGCGAGCCGGCTGATCAACCAGGCGGCGCGCCCAAGTACCGACCTGACCGCCAAAGCCAGCGAGGGCGCCAATTTCGCCGACATCCTGGCGCAGAATGTGCAGGGCGTCGTCGAGCAGGGCAAGACTTCGGACCAGATGGCCATGGACATGGTCAACGGCAAGGCCAATGTCGTGGACATGGTCACCGCATTGTCGGAAACCGAAATGGCTATCGAAAGCATGGTGACGATCCGCGATCGCGTGATCTCCGCCTATGAAGAAATCATGCGTATGCCGATCTGA
- the hfq gene encoding RNA chaperone Hfq — protein MASEKQQNLQDSFLNHVRKQKVPVTIFLVNGVKLQGVITWFDNFCLLLRRDAQSQLVYKHAISTIMPGAPIQLFDPEQNQDHD, from the coding sequence ATGGCTAGCGAAAAGCAGCAAAACCTGCAGGATTCCTTTCTCAATCACGTCAGAAAGCAGAAGGTCCCGGTTACCATCTTCCTGGTGAACGGCGTCAAGCTCCAGGGTGTCATCACCTGGTTCGATAATTTCTGCCTGCTGCTTCGGCGTGACGCGCAGTCGCAACTGGTTTATAAGCACGCCATCTCAACGATCATGCCCGGGGCGCCGATCCAGCTTTTCGATCCCGAGCAAAATCAAGATCACGACTGA
- a CDS encoding rolling circle replication-associated protein: MSTIGTWIKGITASALKGSRTLMCKSPGYLADGTQIACRNCSLCKARTRNDWIGRCIAESKTAKACHVINLTYGRNSAGDVLHERSVLLTYSDVQKFLKLLRRHGYPVRYFVTGEYGSDKGRAHWHLILFWQDKVPDFAGWDQYGEWLTRASDEQRFNWVRVDENKRAVMDPQTGEPSWLWPHGFAFVQPVTQQTIQYVCYYVLKELDHEGRQYHCAQSKKPPLGMAYFEQLAERMVEAEIAPQSPEYKFPGVTRRKKAGGREVIPFWLKDRPLEMFLDHFIATWAERNGDQKRPASPLVDLYEEWGRVVSEEYATEIGVAEWQAETKFQMLEDGKPLPFQRAPEEPNKYAAWDPFFAECNWWNVYFKGFGDGEERQRHEQDVHYHERLVAKWEQCQQVFGDPPGHWQHSRQWYEDACSALANYHRFQSVDEWQRFRQGECDDLDQLRGDGERLGPVGTWNKHYPRQSGDGAGGARPGPGGQP; the protein is encoded by the coding sequence ATGAGCACGATAGGTACGTGGATAAAAGGTATTACCGCGAGCGCGCTGAAAGGGTCGCGTACCCTGATGTGTAAATCACCGGGATACCTCGCAGACGGTACGCAAATCGCGTGTCGCAACTGCTCGCTATGCAAAGCCCGGACCCGTAACGATTGGATCGGGCGCTGCATAGCGGAAAGTAAAACGGCCAAAGCCTGTCATGTGATCAACCTGACGTATGGCCGTAATAGCGCTGGGGACGTTCTCCACGAGCGCTCTGTGCTCCTGACCTATTCTGACGTTCAGAAATTCCTCAAGCTCCTGCGCCGTCACGGCTACCCCGTGCGTTACTTCGTAACCGGCGAATATGGGAGCGATAAGGGCAGGGCACACTGGCACCTGATCCTGTTCTGGCAAGACAAGGTGCCGGACTTCGCCGGATGGGACCAATACGGCGAATGGCTAACCCGCGCCTCCGATGAACAGCGCTTCAACTGGGTGCGGGTAGACGAAAACAAGCGGGCCGTTATGGACCCGCAAACCGGCGAACCTTCATGGCTTTGGCCTCACGGCTTCGCCTTTGTCCAACCTGTGACGCAACAGACTATCCAATACGTCTGCTATTACGTCCTCAAGGAATTGGACCATGAGGGGCGGCAATATCATTGCGCGCAAAGCAAAAAGCCGCCTCTCGGAATGGCCTATTTTGAGCAGCTGGCCGAACGCATGGTCGAGGCCGAAATCGCCCCCCAAAGCCCGGAATACAAGTTCCCGGGCGTCACAAGACGCAAAAAGGCTGGGGGCAGGGAAGTTATTCCCTTCTGGCTCAAGGATAGGCCCCTCGAAATGTTCCTAGACCACTTCATAGCAACGTGGGCGGAACGCAACGGCGACCAAAAGCGGCCAGCAAGCCCGCTTGTCGACCTCTACGAGGAATGGGGGCGCGTCGTCTCGGAAGAATACGCAACCGAGATCGGCGTGGCTGAATGGCAAGCCGAAACAAAATTCCAGATGCTGGAAGACGGCAAGCCGCTCCCATTCCAAAGGGCTCCGGAAGAGCCCAACAAATATGCCGCATGGGACCCGTTCTTTGCGGAGTGCAACTGGTGGAACGTCTATTTCAAGGGGTTTGGCGATGGCGAAGAAAGACAGAGACACGAACAAGACGTCCATTACCACGAGCGCCTCGTCGCCAAGTGGGAGCAGTGTCAGCAAGTCTTCGGGGACCCACCGGGGCATTGGCAGCACAGTCGTCAATGGTATGAAGACGCCTGTAGCGCCCTCGCCAATTATCACCGGTTCCAAAGCGTCGATGAGTGGCAGCGTTTCCGCCAGGGCGAATGCGACGATCTCGACCAACTACGTGGGGACGGTGAACGGCTCGGCCCCGTTGGCACGTGGAACAAACACTATCCCCGACAATCCGGGGACGGTGCCGGTGGCGCCAGACCCGGTCCGGGGGGCCAGCCGTAA
- a CDS encoding M15 family metallopeptidase codes for MQAALREMVDRPFLQSQRYADQQKRAKLEGAHPDIVEFVRVLPKRMAKHGVPMFASEVWRSDERQNQLFEQGFSKARAGQGPHPFGCAADLVHGVRGWNLNRDQWRLVGHIGQELVTQKGLNLVWGGNWPDFYDPAHWQVADWKVQAADFPFPRIEKWERNWKKRLEAALAQQATLAAK; via the coding sequence TTGCAAGCCGCGCTGAGGGAAATGGTCGACAGGCCATTTCTCCAGTCGCAGCGGTACGCTGATCAGCAGAAGCGGGCCAAGCTCGAAGGGGCGCACCCCGACATTGTCGAGTTCGTCCGCGTGCTTCCTAAGCGTATGGCAAAGCATGGTGTCCCCATGTTCGCAAGTGAGGTCTGGCGTTCAGACGAGCGGCAGAACCAGCTTTTCGAGCAAGGCTTCTCCAAGGCTCGGGCCGGGCAGGGTCCGCACCCCTTCGGGTGCGCGGCAGACTTGGTGCATGGCGTTCGCGGCTGGAATTTAAACCGCGATCAATGGCGGCTGGTCGGTCATATCGGCCAGGAGCTTGTCACCCAGAAGGGGCTGAACCTCGTCTGGGGTGGTAACTGGCCGGATTTCTATGATCCGGCCCATTGGCAGGTCGCGGACTGGAAAGTTCAGGCCGCAGACTTCCCGTTCCCGCGCATCGAAAAGTGGGAACGCAACTGGAAAAAGCGGCTTGAGGCCGCTTTGGCGCAACAGGCCACGTTAGCGGCCAAGTGA
- a CDS encoding sensor histidine kinase NtrY-like — protein sequence MTDVVTPPMDETAERPQKAPRWRIPRFGMEQNRSLRVLGFVVVCASVLMSTISFLILSGTTGIEPSPGIWTVIWIVTGLLVLLVIALVVTEAMLLVQARMRRVPGSGMQVRMVTMFAVVAGVPAALVAVVATIALNQGLDQWFSERTRSMVESSRLVARSYMLEHAQVLRDDIIWVASELEQARNTYESDPQRFERVLTALAVTRSLPYTSLLDRSGAEIMRAQISVGSNYPRPPPDITEGVVEGIPTQIAPGSTQFIGSIVKLRGYEETYLFVVRPVDAEVLQYMRLTDENITEYRQYASNRLVFQITFTIMYVGLAVVLLLAALWIGIALANRFVDPIRNLMIASRRVSGGDLDVQVPVQEGRGDLRDLSNGFNRMTQQLKTQREELLKANEVNEKRRQFTEAVVEGVSAGIIGLDPYGAVTLVNARACDMLGKSEIELMGEKMEDILPEIAPTMEKARSARRGQVRDQIQLGNETDRRIYQVQLTREGTITESKGYVLTFDDITDLESAQRTSAWADVARRIAHEIKNPLTPIQLSAERLRRRYGNKLEDDREVFEKCINTIVRQVGDIGRMVDEFSSFARMPESAPEIADLSDTVRQAVFLESVRLPEVNIVTLLPEDAIEAWFDTRLVSQVLTNLIKNAVEAFEGLALSEDWQPTITVEAHIEGKHARIAVSDNGKGWPKENRQRLLEPYMTTREKGTGLGLAIVARIIEQHGGIVELIDAEPDPQGRVGACVTFTLPMHSPASNSSEDEAASAAMSSHKEEPRLAAAIHK from the coding sequence ATGACCGATGTGGTCACCCCACCAATGGATGAGACCGCCGAACGTCCGCAGAAGGCGCCAAGGTGGCGGATTCCCCGGTTCGGAATGGAGCAGAACCGCTCCCTGCGCGTGCTCGGCTTCGTGGTGGTGTGTGCGTCTGTGCTGATGTCGACGATCTCGTTCCTGATCCTGTCGGGAACAACCGGGATCGAGCCGTCGCCCGGAATTTGGACGGTGATCTGGATCGTTACGGGGCTTTTGGTCCTCCTCGTGATCGCGCTGGTGGTCACCGAGGCCATGCTGCTGGTTCAGGCCCGCATGCGCCGGGTTCCAGGGTCCGGCATGCAGGTCCGCATGGTGACCATGTTTGCAGTGGTGGCCGGAGTGCCGGCGGCACTGGTGGCCGTGGTGGCGACCATCGCGCTCAATCAGGGTCTCGACCAATGGTTCTCCGAACGGACGCGGTCCATGGTCGAAAGTTCGCGGCTTGTGGCGCGGTCATACATGCTCGAGCACGCTCAGGTCCTGCGGGACGATATCATCTGGGTCGCGTCCGAACTCGAACAAGCCCGCAACACCTATGAGAGCGATCCGCAGCGGTTCGAGCGCGTGCTGACGGCCCTGGCTGTGACCCGTTCATTGCCCTACACGTCACTGCTCGACCGGTCGGGTGCGGAAATCATGCGGGCGCAGATTTCGGTCGGCAGCAATTATCCGAGGCCGCCTCCAGACATTACCGAGGGCGTGGTGGAGGGCATTCCGACACAGATCGCGCCCGGTTCCACGCAGTTCATCGGATCGATCGTCAAGCTGCGTGGCTACGAGGAAACCTATTTGTTCGTGGTGCGTCCGGTCGATGCGGAAGTACTTCAATATATGCGGCTAACTGACGAGAATATCACTGAATATCGTCAGTATGCCTCCAACCGCCTTGTGTTTCAGATCACCTTTACGATCATGTATGTGGGTCTGGCTGTGGTCTTGCTTCTGGCCGCTCTGTGGATCGGGATCGCACTGGCGAACCGCTTCGTGGATCCGATCCGAAACCTGATGATCGCATCGCGCCGGGTCAGCGGCGGCGACCTCGACGTGCAGGTGCCGGTGCAGGAGGGCAGGGGCGATCTTCGTGACCTGTCCAACGGCTTCAACCGCATGACGCAGCAACTCAAGACGCAGCGCGAGGAGCTATTGAAGGCCAACGAGGTCAACGAGAAAAGGCGCCAATTTACCGAGGCAGTGGTGGAGGGCGTCTCGGCGGGGATCATCGGACTTGATCCCTATGGAGCCGTTACCCTGGTCAATGCACGCGCGTGCGACATGCTGGGCAAGAGCGAAATCGAGCTGATGGGCGAGAAAATGGAAGACATCCTTCCCGAGATCGCCCCGACGATGGAGAAGGCTCGCTCGGCGCGCCGTGGTCAGGTTCGCGATCAGATCCAATTGGGCAACGAAACGGACCGCCGAATCTACCAGGTACAGCTGACACGCGAAGGCACGATCACCGAGTCCAAGGGCTATGTACTGACGTTCGACGACATTACCGATCTGGAATCGGCGCAGCGCACCAGTGCGTGGGCGGACGTCGCTCGCCGGATCGCCCACGAGATCAAGAACCCGCTGACGCCCATTCAGCTGTCTGCGGAGCGTCTGCGTCGGCGCTATGGAAACAAGCTCGAGGACGACCGGGAAGTATTCGAGAAATGCATCAACACGATTGTCCGTCAGGTGGGCGACATCGGTCGCATGGTGGACGAGTTTTCTTCCTTTGCGCGCATGCCTGAATCTGCCCCGGAAATCGCGGATCTCAGTGATACGGTGCGGCAGGCCGTGTTCCTCGAAAGCGTGCGCCTGCCAGAAGTCAATATCGTCACGCTGCTCCCCGAAGACGCCATCGAAGCCTGGTTTGACACCAGACTTGTGTCGCAAGTCCTTACAAATCTGATCAAAAATGCCGTGGAGGCGTTCGAGGGGCTGGCCTTGTCCGAGGATTGGCAGCCTACGATCACCGTCGAAGCCCATATCGAAGGAAAACACGCGCGCATCGCGGTGTCGGACAATGGCAAGGGGTGGCCCAAGGAGAACCGCCAACGGCTGCTCGAACCTTACATGACCACGCGCGAAAAGGGCACCGGACTAGGCCTTGCCATTGTCGCGCGCATCATCGAACAGCATGGCGGCATCGTGGAACTGATCGATGCCGAGCCCGACCCGCAGGGCAGGGTGGGTGCCTGCGTCACCTTTACGCTGCCGATGCATTCCCCTGCTAGCAATTCAAGCGAGGACGAAGCCGCCTCTGCGGCAATGTCGTCCCACAAGGAGGAGCCGCGTCTTGCTGCGGCTATTCATAAGTAA
- the fliR gene encoding flagellar biosynthetic protein FliR yields the protein MTISLDWLPATAFTYIILFARIGAMMMLMPALGEQMIPVRMRLSFALAFTLVLFPLLSEVLPAMPADLGGSVGLLAHELAVGLIIGAIIRITVMATQVAGAIVAFQTGLSGALAADPTMSGMQSAVFASFLSFLGVTLIFATDLHHMALAAIYDSYMVFSPTDPLMFEDAMQLAVRTVSGAFTVGVQMSAPFIVFGLVFNLGAGILARLMPQLQVYFVLMPANIIVGLLLFAILLTMMMGWYLTAFENHLAMWRG from the coding sequence GTGACGATCAGCCTCGACTGGCTCCCAGCCACGGCTTTTACCTACATTATTCTCTTTGCCCGCATCGGGGCGATGATGATGCTCATGCCCGCATTGGGCGAGCAGATGATACCGGTCCGGATGCGGCTCAGCTTTGCGCTCGCCTTTACCCTGGTGCTGTTCCCGCTGCTGTCAGAAGTGCTGCCCGCGATGCCGGCAGACCTGGGGGGCAGTGTGGGTCTTCTGGCGCATGAGCTGGCGGTCGGGCTTATCATCGGCGCCATTATCCGCATTACCGTGATGGCGACCCAGGTTGCCGGTGCCATCGTGGCTTTCCAGACGGGTCTTTCCGGCGCGCTCGCCGCCGACCCGACGATGAGCGGCATGCAAAGTGCGGTTTTTGCCAGCTTTCTTTCGTTTTTGGGCGTCACGCTGATCTTTGCGACCGACCTTCATCACATGGCGCTGGCGGCGATCTACGACAGCTACATGGTGTTTTCGCCGACCGACCCGCTGATGTTCGAGGATGCCATGCAGCTTGCCGTGCGCACGGTTTCTGGCGCATTCACCGTTGGGGTGCAGATGTCGGCCCCGTTCATCGTGTTCGGTCTCGTGTTCAATCTCGGCGCGGGCATCCTGGCGCGGTTGATGCCGCAATTGCAGGTCTACTTCGTGCTCATGCCCGCCAATATCATTGTCGGCCTGCTGCTGTTCGCCATTTTGCTGACAATGATGATGGGTTGGTATCTCACGGCATTCGAGAACCATCTCGCGATGTGGAGGGGGTGA
- the mazG gene encoding nucleoside triphosphate pyrophosphohydrolase produces MQPSRDISRLIEIMAALRNPDGGCPWDLEQDFRSIRHYTIEEAYEVADAIEREDFVDLREELGDLLLQPIYHAQMAKEAGHFDIGDVVYAITEKLIRRHPHVFGDVIADGADDAQDRWEAIKVGERAQKAARKGDTEPSVLDDVPQVLPALARAEKLTKRAAKVGFDWPDLPAVRAKVAEELAEVADAELSGDAAAIHEEVGDLLFAVANLARKAGIDPEAALRDANSKFTRRFHHVEARCREDAIAPEAAGLERLDGYWNEIRARDKS; encoded by the coding sequence ATGCAGCCGTCCCGCGATATCTCCCGACTGATCGAAATCATGGCAGCGCTCCGCAATCCGGATGGCGGCTGCCCATGGGACCTTGAGCAGGATTTTCGGTCGATCCGTCACTACACGATCGAAGAGGCATATGAAGTTGCCGACGCCATAGAGCGCGAGGATTTCGTCGATCTGCGCGAGGAATTGGGCGACCTGCTCTTGCAGCCGATCTATCACGCGCAAATGGCCAAGGAGGCTGGCCACTTCGACATTGGCGACGTCGTCTATGCCATCACCGAGAAGCTGATCCGTCGACATCCACACGTCTTCGGCGACGTTATTGCGGACGGCGCCGACGATGCACAGGACCGCTGGGAAGCCATCAAGGTGGGCGAGCGCGCCCAGAAGGCCGCACGCAAGGGCGATACGGAACCGTCCGTCCTTGATGACGTGCCACAAGTCCTGCCCGCCCTCGCCCGTGCGGAAAAGCTCACCAAGCGGGCCGCCAAAGTCGGCTTCGATTGGCCGGACCTGCCTGCCGTTCGGGCAAAGGTGGCAGAGGAGCTGGCAGAGGTCGCCGACGCCGAGTTATCGGGCGATGCGGCGGCCATTCATGAGGAAGTCGGCGATCTGCTGTTTGCCGTGGCCAATCTGGCCCGCAAGGCCGGAATTGATCCTGAAGCCGCCCTGCGTGATGCCAACTCGAAGTTCACCCGCCGTTTTCATCACGTCGAAGCGCGGTGCCGCGAAGACGCCATCGCCCCTGAAGCGGCCGGCTTGGAGCGGCTGGACGGCTATTGGAACGAGATCCGGGCGCGCGACAAGTCCTAG
- the hflX gene encoding GTPase HflX, which yields MGEFDEDGDAISGGPKPYIDRQEKPTRTGLVCPDVRGKLSSHDIDARQAEFEGLAGAIRLDIAFSEVVKVREIRPATYMGAGHVEALAERVKAEHIELLLVDAALSPIQQRNLERETGTKVLDRTALILEIFGERAATREGVLQVELAHLNYQKGRLVRSWTHLERQRGSGGMGFMGGPGETQIESDRRQISDRIALLEARLDKVKKTRAQQRSQRTRAQIPVVALVGYTNAGKSSLFNRLTGAGVFAEDLLFATLDTTVRKIELPHGREVMLSDTVGFVADLPHDLVAAFRATLEEVTDADIILHVRDIANPDHAAQAQDVLTVLEELGVSSEVTPIIEVWNKIDLLDEPGLVLAAATPVGKVLATLPLSAHTGQGVDQLLLQIETSLGEQSRTYHVHVPHTAGSDIGWLHNHAEVISRDEPTEKGSDFVVRVDPRHRSAFLERFNGRIATSEI from the coding sequence ATGGGCGAGTTTGACGAGGACGGGGACGCCATTTCGGGCGGCCCCAAGCCGTATATAGATCGGCAGGAAAAGCCGACCCGCACTGGCCTTGTCTGCCCAGACGTTCGTGGAAAATTGAGTTCTCACGACATTGATGCCCGACAGGCCGAATTCGAGGGCCTGGCAGGCGCAATCAGGCTTGATATCGCCTTTTCCGAAGTGGTCAAGGTGCGCGAAATTCGGCCCGCGACCTATATGGGCGCAGGCCATGTCGAGGCGCTCGCGGAACGAGTCAAGGCCGAGCATATCGAACTGCTTCTGGTCGATGCAGCCTTGTCCCCGATCCAGCAACGCAATCTTGAGCGGGAGACCGGCACAAAGGTTCTCGACCGAACCGCTCTGATCCTTGAAATTTTCGGAGAGCGCGCCGCCACTAGAGAGGGTGTGCTGCAGGTCGAACTCGCCCATCTTAATTATCAGAAGGGGCGTCTCGTGCGCTCCTGGACCCACCTCGAACGCCAGCGTGGCAGCGGCGGCATGGGGTTCATGGGCGGTCCTGGTGAAACCCAGATCGAAAGCGACCGCCGGCAAATCAGCGACCGCATCGCTTTGCTTGAAGCCAGGCTGGACAAGGTCAAGAAGACACGTGCCCAGCAGCGTAGCCAGCGAACACGGGCACAGATCCCTGTGGTCGCCCTAGTCGGCTACACCAATGCCGGCAAGTCGAGCCTTTTCAATCGCTTGACCGGGGCAGGGGTGTTTGCCGAAGACCTGCTGTTCGCTACGCTGGACACTACGGTTCGCAAGATCGAGCTCCCTCATGGTCGCGAAGTCATGCTCAGTGACACTGTGGGCTTCGTCGCTGATCTGCCGCATGATTTGGTGGCTGCGTTTCGCGCCACGCTCGAAGAGGTTACCGACGCCGACATCATTCTGCATGTGCGCGACATCGCCAATCCCGATCACGCCGCACAGGCCCAGGACGTGTTGACTGTCCTCGAAGAACTTGGCGTCTCGTCGGAGGTAACGCCGATAATCGAGGTCTGGAACAAGATCGACCTCCTGGATGAGCCTGGCCTGGTTCTTGCGGCGGCGACGCCCGTGGGCAAGGTGCTCGCCACCCTGCCGCTTTCGGCGCATACGGGGCAGGGTGTCGATCAATTGCTTCTGCAGATCGAAACGTCACTGGGTGAGCAAAGCCGGACATATCACGTGCACGTGCCGCACACGGCAGGCAGCGATATTGGCTGGCTGCACAATCATGCCGAAGTGATTTCCCGGGACGAGCCTACGGAGAAGGGCTCCGACTTCGTCGTGCGCGTCGATCCACGCCATCGCTCGGCCTTTCTCGAACGCTTCAACGGCAGGATCGCAACAAGCGAAATCTAG
- a CDS encoding sigma-54-dependent transcriptional regulator, producing the protein MALDILIIDDEDDIRDLIAGILDDEGFETRQAHDADSGLNEIARRRPSLVFLDIWMQGSRLDGLQLLDVFQSQHPDMPVVMISGHGNVETAVSAIRRGAYDYIEKPFKIDRLLHITQRAMEATRLRSEVAELKERSPSKSAEMVGSSPALQQVKAIIEKSAPTNSRIFISGPSGAGKGLVARLIHHRSPRTNAPFVEINASLYAPDEVAVVLFGREQREKTGLLKVEVGALERAHGGTLYLSEVTTLPQPVQAALLRTLVENRFNRVGGSQAVPIDVRIIASSSQNVASQIDAGEFRSDLFHRLSIVPLPLTPLRDRREDVPPLVSVFIDQVCRMHNLQRLTIGLDAMAVLQAQDWPGNARQLRNSIERLLILMKDQQPEDGVITATMLPSDIGEVLPTVGDTDSSAHLMSLPLREAREVFERQYLLAQIERFGGNISKTAEFVGMERSALHRKIKSLGL; encoded by the coding sequence ATGGCTTTGGACATCCTGATTATCGATGACGAGGACGATATCCGCGACCTGATCGCGGGCATTCTCGATGACGAAGGCTTCGAAACCCGCCAGGCACATGACGCCGACAGCGGGCTTAACGAAATCGCGCGGCGGCGTCCGAGCCTGGTCTTCCTGGACATATGGATGCAGGGTTCGCGTCTCGACGGACTGCAATTGCTGGATGTGTTTCAAAGCCAGCATCCGGATATGCCCGTGGTGATGATCTCCGGGCATGGCAATGTCGAGACGGCGGTTTCCGCCATCCGTCGCGGCGCATACGACTATATCGAGAAGCCCTTCAAGATCGACAGGCTGCTGCACATCACACAGCGGGCGATGGAAGCAACGCGCCTCAGAAGCGAAGTGGCCGAGCTCAAGGAGCGTTCGCCCAGCAAGAGTGCCGAAATGGTGGGTTCGTCTCCGGCCTTGCAACAGGTTAAGGCGATAATTGAAAAGTCCGCGCCCACCAATTCGCGCATCTTCATTTCCGGCCCCTCAGGCGCCGGCAAAGGCCTGGTTGCGCGGTTGATTCACCATCGCAGCCCGCGAACCAACGCGCCCTTTGTCGAGATCAATGCGTCGCTTTATGCCCCGGACGAAGTTGCCGTCGTGCTCTTTGGTCGGGAACAGCGGGAGAAGACCGGACTGCTCAAGGTCGAAGTCGGTGCTCTTGAACGCGCACATGGAGGCACGCTGTATCTCTCCGAGGTCACGACGCTTCCGCAGCCCGTACAGGCTGCGCTGCTGCGCACACTGGTCGAAAACCGCTTCAACCGGGTCGGCGGATCGCAGGCCGTGCCGATCGATGTGCGGATCATTGCATCGAGTTCGCAGAACGTGGCCTCGCAGATCGATGCCGGCGAGTTCCGGTCCGATCTCTTCCACCGGCTATCCATCGTTCCCCTGCCATTGACGCCGCTGCGTGATCGACGAGAGGACGTGCCGCCGCTGGTCTCCGTGTTCATCGACCAGGTCTGCCGCATGCACAATTTGCAGCGCCTGACGATCGGTTTGGACGCAATGGCGGTGCTGCAGGCACAGGACTGGCCTGGCAACGCGCGGCAATTGCGCAATTCGATTGAGCGCCTGCTCATCCTGATGAAGGACCAACAGCCCGAGGACGGAGTGATTACAGCCACCATGCTGCCGTCCGACATCGGCGAGGTGCTTCCCACAGTGGGCGACACGGATTCGTCCGCCCATCTGATGAGCCTGCCGCTCCGAGAGGCGCGGGAGGTTTTCGAGCGGCAATACCTGCTGGCGCAGATCGAGCGGTTCGGCGGCAATATTTCCAAGACGGCCGAGTTCGTCGGCATGGAGCGCAGCGCCTTGCATCGAAAGATCAAATCGCTCGGCTTGTAA
- the flhB gene encoding flagellar biosynthesis protein FlhB codes for MSDEAPDKDSKTEDPSHKKLEDAHKKGDVAKSQEVTTWFMLLGSAIVFTAMAPWASAHLSATLSLALMNADQFDLTGSGFADFFNGLAVTMLVVVLAPLSVLYVCGVVANLIQHKPVWSAEPVTPKLSKISPLSGAKRLFSTEALVNFAKGLFKIAVVGTVVVVVCWPERDRLDTMVTADPLFILLDFQEIGIKIFAATLAIVTAVAAADYFYVRQKWWKRQMMTVQETREEYKQMEGDPHVKGRIRQLRQDRARKRMMSAVPDATVVVTNPTHFAVALKYDKSMAAPKCVAKGADAVALRIRAVATENDVPIVENPPLARALFASVEVDEAIPNEHFKAVAEVIGFVMKLKKPSSGWKAGA; via the coding sequence ATGTCCGATGAAGCCCCTGACAAGGACTCCAAAACAGAAGACCCCTCCCACAAAAAGCTCGAGGACGCGCACAAAAAGGGCGATGTTGCCAAGAGCCAGGAGGTGACCACCTGGTTCATGCTGCTCGGATCGGCCATCGTCTTCACGGCCATGGCTCCGTGGGCAAGCGCACATCTCAGCGCGACCTTGAGCCTTGCCCTCATGAATGCCGACCAGTTCGACCTTACAGGCTCCGGCTTTGCCGATTTTTTCAATGGCCTGGCGGTGACCATGTTGGTCGTCGTCCTTGCGCCGCTCTCGGTTCTCTATGTGTGTGGCGTGGTGGCCAACCTGATCCAGCATAAGCCGGTCTGGTCCGCGGAGCCGGTGACACCAAAACTCTCCAAGATATCGCCCCTCTCGGGCGCGAAGCGCCTCTTCTCCACCGAGGCCCTGGTCAATTTCGCCAAGGGGCTGTTCAAGATCGCGGTGGTGGGCACCGTCGTTGTGGTCGTCTGCTGGCCCGAGCGAGATCGGCTCGATACGATGGTCACAGCCGATCCACTCTTCATCCTGCTCGATTTCCAGGAAATCGGTATCAAGATCTTTGCAGCCACCCTGGCGATCGTTACGGCTGTTGCAGCCGCCGATTATTTCTACGTCCGCCAGAAATGGTGGAAGCGCCAGATGATGACAGTCCAGGAGACGCGCGAGGAATATAAGCAAATGGAGGGTGACCCGCACGTGAAGGGTCGAATCCGTCAGCTGCGTCAGGATCGTGCCAGAAAGCGAATGATGTCAGCAGTGCCTGACGCCACAGTGGTGGTGACGAACCCGACCCACTTTGCCGTTGCGCTGAAGTACGACAAGTCGATGGCTGCACCCAAGTGTGTCGCCAAGGGAGCCGACGCGGTGGCCCTGCGCATTCGTGCAGTGGCAACGGAAAATGATGTGCCCATTGTCGAAAATCCGCCCTTGGCCCGTGCGCTGTTCGCCTCCGTCGAGGTCGATGAAGCCATTCCCAATGAACATTTCAAGGCGGTAGCGGAGGTCATCGGGTTCGTGATGAAGCTGAAAAAGCCTAGTTCCGGCTGGAAAGCTGGGGCCTGA